The DNA region gggggggggtgtcccttcGGTCTTTTATAATTAAATCCCGTTGTGGCCCCCCCCGGCTGGCGGCTCCTGAGCCTGAttggagttgggggggggtgtaAGGCAGTGGCTGAGGCGGCCCCACTCTCCCCCCGCGCAggtgttggggtgccgggggtcactcaccccgcgccccccgcccgggcagagccggggggcggcgggggggctgctgGAGCGCCTGGGCCGTTGGTTCTACGAGGTGGAGGCGGCAGTGGCCTGGGgagagcggctgcggcggcgccGGCTGCGGAGCAGGAACgcgtgcgtggggctgggggggggtcaggacCCCCAAGGTGTGGGGCACAGGCGGGGGGGGCGGATATTGGGGTCCCCCCTGAGCGTGGGGTGCGAGGGGAGGGGCTGGATCCAGCCCCCCACATGTGGGGCACAGGCAGAGGGGGGAATTGGGGGCCCCCCCAGCttgtggggtgcaggaggggctggatctgccccccccccatgtGGGGCACAGGCAGAGGAGGGTGATTTTGGCCCCCCCCAACttgtggggtgcaggaggggctgCATCTGCCCCCCCACCTGTGGGGtgcaggcagaggagggggaTTGGGGCCCCTCCACATGTGAGGTGCAAGAGGAGGGGCTGGATCTGCCCCCTCACATGTGGGGCACAGGCAGAGGAGTGGGATTTGGGCCCCCCCCCAATttgtggggtgcaggaggggctgGATCTGCCCCCCCACATGTGGGGCACAGGCAGAGGGGGGGGAATTGGGGCCCCCCCCAactctcgccccccccccccccccaggtactGTGGCTTCCTCAAGGACACGTACGGGGACAACGTGGTGGCCGCCGTCTTCACCCTGTCCTGCGGCGGGAAGGTCAGGTGAGCCCCCGCCCCGCTTTGGGGGTGCCCCCCTtcccccggggggggtccccctccccctgattcccccccccccctcgccccatAGATTTGAGGGCCAGGAGCGCTGGATACGCCCGGAGGACCACTGGCGCCCCGAGGTCCTTCACCTCCGGGACGTCCCCGTGGTGGCCGTGGACCTCAGTGGCTCCTCGCTCACCTACAACGGCTTGGACAACCTGGGTGAGCGCCAAgaccccccctgggacccccccagacccTTTTGGGGGtcccctgtgacccccccccccccaccccatcatAGTGCCGCTGACCCGGCTGCAGCACCTGGACCTGAGCGGGTGCCCCCACCTCGACGACTGGGCGCTGGGGCGGCTGCACGTCTTCGGGGCGACCCTGCGGGAGCTGGCGCTGGCCCGCTGCCCCCACGTCACCGAGAGGGGCTTGGCCACCCTCCACCACCTccggtgagcgcggggtgggagGCGACAGCCGTCACCCCCCCACCCTGGGTGCTTGAGACCCCCCCTCCGGTCTCTGTACCCCCCCAGGGCGCTGCGGCGGCTGGACGTGGCGGGGGGTGCGGGTGCCCAGCCCGGGCTTGGTCCGGATCCTGCTGGAGGAGGCGCTGCCGCGCTGCCGGATCGTGGGGATGGAGCTTGGGGAGGCCGCCGAGGGGGGGGGGACGGCCCCCTGCCTGAGCccggtggggtttgggggggcggggggggcatgGGAAGCAGCGccgtggcccccccccccgccccgagcattAAATGCGTGCTGCCTCCCTCGCTCCCCTCCGTGGATTTGGGGGTTCTCGGTGGGGTTCCCAGTTTCCAGCTGCCTCCTGTGAGTGTTCTGGGATTATAATGCCCCGTGGGAACCTGGGACGCGCCCGCTAATCCCGTTTCGTAACCCTTGACAGGGCTAATCTCTCCTCCGAGGGGGTGAATTCCCTCCCTGAGGGCTTAATCCCCCCTCGAGGGGGTTTAATCCCTCCCCGAGGGGGTGAATTCCCTCCATAAGGGGGTTTAATCCCTCCTCGAGTGGGTGAATTCCTTCCCCGAGGGGTTTAATCCCTTCCCGAGAGGGTTTAATCCCTCCCCGAGGGGTTTAATCCCTCCCCGAGGGGGTGAATTCCCTCCCCGAGGGGTTTAATCCCTCCCCGAGGGGGTGAATTCCCTCCCCAAGGGGGTTTAATCCCTCCTCGAGTGGGTGAATTCCTTCCCCGAGGGGTTTAATCCCTTCCCGAGAGGGTTTAATCCCCCCTCGAGGGGATTTAATCCCTCCACAAGGGAGCTAATCCTTCCCGGAGGGAGTTTAATCCCCCCTCGAGGGGGTGAATTCGCTCCCCGCGGGGGGCTTAATCCCTCCCTGAGGGGTGTTATAATTCACTCCTCCAACTGTGTTAATCCCCCTCAAACGGGGTTAATGCCCCCACTGAGGGGGCTATTGCCCCCTTCCAAAGGGTTTTATACACCCCAAGGGGTTTAATTCCCCCTGCAAAGGTCTTAATCCCTCCTCGAGGGGGTGAATTCCCTCCCTGAGGGGTTTAATCCTTCCTCGAGGGGCTTAATCCCCCCTCCACAGGGTGAATTCGCCCTCAAAGGGAGTTAACTCCCTCTCCAGGGGGGCTAATCCCCCTCAAGGGAGTCAAACTCACCCCCCAAAGGGGCTTAATACCCCCTAAAGGATGTTAAACCCTGCTCTGGGGTGGTAATCTCCCCAAAGTGGGGCTATTTTCACCTTCCAAGGGGCATAATCTACCCCAAAGGGCTTAATTCTTCCCTCAAAGGGGCTCAATCCCGCCCAAAGTGGGGTGATTTCCACCTTCTAAGGGGCTTAATCCTCCCTCAAGGAAGCCAAACTCCCCCTCCAAGGGGTTTAATCCCGCCCCAAGCAGGGTTATTTCCACCTTCCAAGGGGGATAATCCACACCAGAGGGATTAATTCCTCCTCCAAGGGGCTTAATCCCGCCCAAAGGGGCTTAATCCCACCCAAAGTGGGGCCATTTCCACCTTCCAGGGGGCTTAATCCTCCCTCAAGGAAGCCAAACTCCCCCTCCAAGGGTCTTAATACCCCCCAAAGGGGCTTAATCCCACCCAAAGTGGGGCTGTTTCCACTTTCCAAAAGGGATAATCCACACCAGAGGGATTAATTCCTCCTCCAGGCAGCTTAATCCCTCCTCAAGGAAGCCAAACACCCCCCCAAAGGGGTTTAATCCCCCCCAAAGGGGCTTAATCCCACCCGAAGTGGAGCTATTTCCACCTTCCAAGGGGGCTAATCCACCCTCAAGGAAGCCAAGCTCCCCCCCCAGAGGTTTTTAATCCCCCCAAGGGGCTTAATCCCACCCAAAGCGGAGCTATTTCCACCTCCCAAGGGCGTTAATCCCCCTCCCAAGGGCATTAATCCCAACTCCAGGGTGTTAATCCCGGCTCCAGGGTGTTAATCCCGGCCGGGGGTCCGTCCCCGGGGGTGCAGCCGGGTTTATTTGCCGGGGGGGGGTCACTTTTCGAAGTTCTCGAGGGGGTAGTGCTCCCCGTAGTGCTGCAGGTGCCGTTCGAGAGCCGCCCGCTGCCGGCGCAGGTGGGCCGGCATCTCCCGGTAAACGTCGGAGAAGAGGAGCTGCAGGCTGGGCTTCGGCTTCCGCTCCGCCTGCTCGAAGGCCTCCATCACCTGCCGGGCAGCGGCGGCTCCGGTTGCTCCCCgaaatcccggggatccctccccaaaatcctgggaatccctccccaaaatcccagggatccctccccaaaatcctgaGGATCCCTCCCCgaaatcccggggatccctccccGAAATCCtggggatccctccccaaaatcccggggatccctccccaaaatcccggggatccctccctGAATTCCTGGGGGTCCCTCCCTAAAATCCTcgggatccctccccaaaatcctgaGGATCCCTCCCCGAAATCCCAGAGATTACACccccaaatcccagggatccccctcccccaaatcccagggatccccctcccccaaatcccagggatccctccccgaaatcccagggatccctccccgaAATCCtggggatccctcc from Opisthocomus hoazin isolate bOpiHoa1 unplaced genomic scaffold, bOpiHoa1.hap1 HAP1_SCAFFOLD_208, whole genome shotgun sequence includes:
- the LOC142360355 gene encoding distal membrane-arm assembly complex protein 2-like yields the protein MAALRAVLGCRGSLTPRPPPGQSRGAAGGLLERLGRWFYEVEAAVAWGERLRRRRLRSRNAYCGFLKDTYGDNVVAAVFTLSCGGKVRFEGQERWIRPEDHWRPEVLHLRDVPVVAVDLSGSSLTYNGLDNLVPLTRLQHLDLSGCPHLDDWALGRLHVFGATLRELALARCPHVTERGLATLHHLR